Proteins encoded in a region of the Pristis pectinata isolate sPriPec2 chromosome 16, sPriPec2.1.pri, whole genome shotgun sequence genome:
- the maf1a gene encoding repressor of RNA polymerase III transcription MAF1 homolog isoform X1: MKLLPNASFEAINSQLSIETGDCGIIGRIESYSCKMAGEDKQMFKNFCQEGQPHLLEALSPPQTTGVSPSNLSRSQIGDGGNGPLCDNCSRKTLFYLIATLNASFRPDYDFSRAKSHDFSREPSLNWVVNAVNGSLSSAAGEEFNQLKPELWKAINDEICLLECEIYSYNPDLDSDPYGEEGNLWSFNYFFYNQRLKRIVFFTCRSVSALMVPSDSGLGNELDMELEGENSLEAEGNLDETRYKTICA, encoded by the exons ATGAAGTTGTTACCGAACGCGAGCTTCGAGGCGATTAATTCCCAGCTCAGTATCGAGACCGGAGACTGCGGCATCATCGGCag GATAGAAAGTTACTCGTGCAAGATGGCTGGTGAAgacaaacagatgtttaaaaatttCTGCCAGGAGGGTCAGCCACATCTTTTGGAGGCTCTTTCACCACCACAGACCACAGGTGTCAGCCCAAGCAA CCTAAGTCGGAGTCAGATTGGGGACGGTGGCAATGGCCCATTATGTGACAATTGCAGTCGCAAGACCTTGTTTTATTTAATCGCCACACTCAATGCATCCTTCCGACCAGACTATGACTTCAGCAGAGCAAAAAGCCATGACTTCAGCAGGGAGCCCAGCCTCAACTGG GTTGTAAATGCCGTGAACGGCAGCTTGTCCTCAGCTGCTGGGGAGGAGTTTAATCAGCTGAAGCCTGAACTGTGGAAGGCCATAAATGATGAGATTTGCCTTTTGGAATGTGAAATTTACAG CTACAATCCAGATCTGGATTCGGACCCCTATGGCGAGGAGGGTAACTTGTGGTCATTCAACTACTTCTTCTACAACCAGAGGTTGAAGAGAATTGTGTTCTTCACCTGTCGTTCAGTCAG TGCACTGATGGTTCCTAGCGATTCAGGGCTTGGCAATGAACTGGACATGGAACTGGAGGGTGAGAATAGTTTGGAAGCGGAAGGGAACCTGGATGAAACGAG gtatAAAACCATTTGTGCTTGA
- the maf1a gene encoding repressor of RNA polymerase III transcription MAF1 homolog isoform X2 codes for MAGEDKQMFKNFCQEGQPHLLEALSPPQTTGVSPSNLSRSQIGDGGNGPLCDNCSRKTLFYLIATLNASFRPDYDFSRAKSHDFSREPSLNWVVNAVNGSLSSAAGEEFNQLKPELWKAINDEICLLECEIYSYNPDLDSDPYGEEGNLWSFNYFFYNQRLKRIVFFTCRSVSALMVPSDSGLGNELDMELEGENSLEAEGNLDETRYKTICA; via the exons ATGGCTGGTGAAgacaaacagatgtttaaaaatttCTGCCAGGAGGGTCAGCCACATCTTTTGGAGGCTCTTTCACCACCACAGACCACAGGTGTCAGCCCAAGCAA CCTAAGTCGGAGTCAGATTGGGGACGGTGGCAATGGCCCATTATGTGACAATTGCAGTCGCAAGACCTTGTTTTATTTAATCGCCACACTCAATGCATCCTTCCGACCAGACTATGACTTCAGCAGAGCAAAAAGCCATGACTTCAGCAGGGAGCCCAGCCTCAACTGG GTTGTAAATGCCGTGAACGGCAGCTTGTCCTCAGCTGCTGGGGAGGAGTTTAATCAGCTGAAGCCTGAACTGTGGAAGGCCATAAATGATGAGATTTGCCTTTTGGAATGTGAAATTTACAG CTACAATCCAGATCTGGATTCGGACCCCTATGGCGAGGAGGGTAACTTGTGGTCATTCAACTACTTCTTCTACAACCAGAGGTTGAAGAGAATTGTGTTCTTCACCTGTCGTTCAGTCAG TGCACTGATGGTTCCTAGCGATTCAGGGCTTGGCAATGAACTGGACATGGAACTGGAGGGTGAGAATAGTTTGGAAGCGGAAGGGAACCTGGATGAAACGAG gtatAAAACCATTTGTGCTTGA